One Dialister invisus DSM 15470 genomic region harbors:
- a CDS encoding amino acid ABC transporter ATP-binding protein, whose translation MSFIEMRNIRKDFGKNTILHGVDMDLEKGKVISIIGPSGAGKSTLLRCLNHLELIQGGSICVEGEYLAQEKDGKVVYADDVTARRILLRMGMVFQSFNLFPHMTVLDNILAAPVYVKGMKREDVIPTADALLDKVGLLNKKDVYPGSLSGGQKQRVAIARALAMNPDIMLFDEPTSALDPELTGEVLKTIQQLADENMTMAIVTHEMAFAKSVSDKVLFMVDGKVEEEGTSTQIFENPQSERTRSFLQSILR comes from the coding sequence ATGAGTTTTATTGAAATGAGAAATATACGGAAGGATTTTGGGAAAAATACGATCCTTCACGGCGTGGATATGGATTTGGAAAAAGGAAAAGTAATTTCCATTATCGGACCGTCAGGCGCGGGAAAAAGTACGCTTCTCCGATGTCTGAACCATTTGGAACTCATCCAGGGCGGATCTATCTGTGTGGAAGGAGAATACCTGGCACAGGAAAAAGACGGCAAAGTCGTTTATGCCGATGATGTGACGGCAAGAAGGATTCTTCTCCGTATGGGTATGGTCTTCCAGTCTTTTAACCTTTTTCCGCACATGACGGTTTTGGATAATATTCTTGCCGCGCCGGTCTATGTGAAAGGAATGAAGCGGGAGGATGTAATTCCTACTGCTGACGCTCTTCTTGACAAAGTCGGACTGTTAAATAAGAAAGACGTTTATCCGGGCAGTCTTTCCGGCGGGCAGAAACAGCGTGTAGCCATCGCCCGGGCGCTTGCCATGAATCCTGATATCATGCTCTTTGACGAACCTACTTCGGCACTTGATCCTGAACTGACAGGAGAAGTTTTGAAAACCATCCAGCAGCTGGCTGATGAGAATATGACCATGGCAATCGTTACCCACGAAATGGCTTTCGCAAAATCTGTTTCGGATAAAGTCCTTTTTATGGTAGACGGAAAAGTGGAAGAGGAAGGAACAAGCACACAAATTTTTGAAAATCCTCAAAGCGAAAGGACGCGCTCGTTTCTTCAGTCCATTTTGAGATAA
- the speC gene encoding ornithine decarboxylase: MESLRLAYSENAYRVYKPNTKRHIVKTTETDFLDVAAVVITEEDKDVLKNEAVRAFSIPIVVILTKSQMLDGEFFGRIKRVIDLSKSDQGLYDCQIEEAARQYENNLKPPFFKALQKYIDEGNSRLATPGHHGGQYFCAHPSGRLLYEYYGANIFKSDFSSSDVAMGDLLIHESTPVEAEKFAASVFKADKTYFVLNGTSSSNKIVLNAVLAPGDIVLYDRNNHKSISQGALVQSGATPIYLETARNPYGSIGGILEHCFDEKYIRRLIAEQCPEKAEMKRPIRLAVIQLGTYDGCIYNARQVVDRIGHLCDYILFDSAWVGYEEFIPMMKNCSPLLLELGAEDPGIFVTQSVHKQMAGFSQASQIHKKDSHIKGQDRYVPHKRLNNAFMLHASTSPFYPIFTTLDVNARMHQGKEGEYLWQRVVKNGIELRKLVLHNCKYFRPLVPPLVHGKKWEDGKCADMTKDIAYWAFEPDAAWHAFKGYGEGQYFIDPCKLQLVTPGIDIRTGEYEREGIPANVLANYLRENGVIPEKTDLNAILFLLTPGESMTKLSDLVDKLVEFERLYDEDALMKDMLPSIYAANEEKYKGYNIKRLCAEMHNFYKDRKVNILQRRLFAKDYLPEYVMDPHEANAELVRGHGELVPLCEAQGRVALEGALPYPPGILCEQPGERWSETATKYFLALEEGINMLPGFSPEIQGVYLEDTADGKKTAFGYVLKKEYEKTK, from the coding sequence GTGGAATCATTAAGACTTGCTTATTCAGAAAACGCTTACCGTGTGTACAAGCCAAATACCAAACGTCATATTGTCAAGACCACAGAAACAGATTTCCTGGATGTGGCGGCGGTAGTCATTACGGAAGAAGATAAGGATGTATTGAAAAATGAGGCTGTACGTGCATTCAGTATCCCCATCGTCGTAATCTTGACGAAGAGCCAAATGCTTGACGGGGAATTTTTCGGCAGAATTAAGCGTGTTATTGACTTATCAAAATCGGATCAGGGGTTGTATGACTGCCAGATTGAAGAAGCGGCTCGTCAGTATGAAAATAATTTAAAGCCTCCGTTTTTCAAGGCGCTTCAAAAATACATTGATGAAGGAAATAGCCGTCTGGCGACTCCCGGACATCATGGTGGGCAATATTTTTGTGCCCATCCGTCTGGTCGTCTGCTGTATGAATATTACGGAGCCAACATTTTTAAAAGTGATTTTTCTTCTTCTGATGTGGCAATGGGGGATTTGTTGATTCATGAAAGTACGCCTGTGGAAGCGGAAAAGTTTGCAGCCAGTGTGTTCAAAGCAGATAAAACTTATTTTGTACTGAATGGTACTTCAAGCTCCAATAAGATCGTTTTAAATGCGGTTCTTGCTCCCGGAGATATAGTTCTTTACGATAGAAATAATCATAAATCTATTTCTCAGGGGGCCTTGGTGCAGTCTGGCGCAACACCGATTTATTTGGAAACGGCTAGAAATCCATATGGTTCTATCGGCGGTATTCTGGAGCATTGCTTTGATGAAAAGTATATCCGCCGCTTGATTGCGGAACAGTGTCCTGAGAAAGCGGAAATGAAACGCCCGATTCGCCTGGCAGTTATCCAGTTGGGGACTTATGATGGCTGTATTTATAATGCTCGTCAAGTTGTAGATAGGATTGGACATCTCTGCGATTACATCCTTTTTGATTCTGCATGGGTCGGCTATGAGGAGTTTATTCCCATGATGAAGAACTGCAGTCCGCTTTTGTTGGAATTGGGGGCGGAAGATCCGGGGATATTCGTAACCCAGTCTGTGCATAAGCAGATGGCGGGATTTTCTCAGGCATCTCAAATCCATAAGAAGGATTCTCATATCAAAGGACAGGATAGATATGTACCCCATAAACGCCTGAATAACGCTTTTATGCTCCATGCGTCTACGTCCCCATTTTATCCTATTTTTACCACGCTTGACGTGAATGCCAGAATGCATCAGGGCAAAGAAGGGGAATACCTGTGGCAGCGTGTTGTAAAAAATGGAATTGAACTTCGTAAATTGGTTTTGCACAATTGCAAATATTTCCGTCCCCTTGTTCCGCCATTGGTACATGGCAAGAAGTGGGAAGACGGTAAATGTGCGGATATGACGAAAGATATTGCATACTGGGCATTTGAACCTGACGCGGCTTGGCACGCGTTCAAGGGATATGGTGAAGGGCAGTATTTCATAGATCCCTGCAAACTTCAGCTTGTAACACCGGGGATTGATATCCGTACGGGTGAATATGAAAGAGAGGGTATTCCGGCAAACGTTCTGGCAAATTATCTCCGTGAGAATGGAGTTATTCCGGAAAAGACCGACTTGAATGCAATTCTGTTCCTGTTGACTCCGGGCGAATCCATGACGAAGTTGTCTGATTTGGTTGATAAACTTGTCGAGTTTGAACGCCTTTATGACGAAGATGCGCTGATGAAGGATATGCTTCCGAGTATCTACGCAGCGAATGAAGAGAAATATAAAGGGTATAATATCAAGCGGCTTTGCGCGGAAATGCATAATTTTTATAAAGATAGAAAGGTAAATATTCTCCAGCGCCGGCTCTTTGCGAAAGATTACTTGCCTGAGTATGTCATGGATCCCCACGAAGCGAATGCTGAACTTGTTCGTGGACATGGCGAGCTCGTGCCGCTTTGCGAGGCACAGGGACGTGTGGCACTGGAAGGGGCGCTTCCGTATCCGCCTGGAATTCTTTGTGAACAGCCGGGAGAAAGATGGTCTGAAACAGCGACTAAGTATTTCCTTGCCCTTGAAGAAGGCATCAATATGCTTCCGGGCTTCTCACCTGAAATTCAGGGGGTTTATCTGGAAGATACGGCAGATGGAAAAAAGACGGCGTTTGGGTATGTGCTGAAGAAAGAATACGAGAAAACCAAGTAG
- a CDS encoding DUF4931 domain-containing protein, translating to MTTPVIYDISIGKHKPHSGTQTSCPFCHRETLTDILDEKGDIIWLMNKYPVFRNTYPTVIIESAVHETDLTEYTKEKARQVIFFGLEKWNLLERDPRFRSVIYFRNYGPESGGSQRHPHSQIIGLEDYDYRDNIDRENFLGTIFHEDENCFASLSSYPICGMGELNVTLKTDGCTDTFADTIQKIANYILHDFPIPCNSYNLFFYHMKHIHVKLFPRYIASPLYMGYRITHVMDDESSKNIISMLTSPKYFG from the coding sequence ATGACTACTCCTGTTATTTATGATATATCTATTGGAAAACATAAACCTCATTCGGGGACGCAGACAAGCTGCCCATTCTGCCACAGAGAAACACTGACAGATATCTTAGATGAAAAAGGCGATATCATTTGGCTCATGAATAAGTATCCTGTTTTCAGAAACACTTATCCCACAGTGATTATCGAATCGGCAGTCCATGAAACAGATCTCACGGAATATACCAAGGAAAAAGCGCGGCAAGTCATTTTCTTCGGACTGGAAAAATGGAATTTGCTGGAAAGAGATCCTCGTTTCCGCTCGGTAATCTATTTCCGCAACTACGGTCCTGAATCGGGCGGATCCCAGCGCCATCCCCACTCCCAGATTATCGGACTTGAGGATTACGATTACAGAGACAATATCGACCGCGAAAACTTTCTGGGAACAATCTTTCATGAAGACGAGAATTGCTTTGCTTCCCTTTCATCATACCCCATATGCGGCATGGGGGAACTGAATGTAACACTTAAGACGGACGGCTGCACAGACACTTTTGCCGATACCATTCAAAAAATCGCAAACTACATTCTTCATGATTTCCCTATCCCCTGCAACAGTTATAATTTATTTTTCTACCATATGAAACACATCCATGTGAAACTGTTCCCCCGCTATATAGCAAGTCCGCTGTACATGGGGTATCGCATTACCCACGTCATGGATGATGAAAGCTCAAAAAATATTATCTCAATGCTTACCTCACCCAAATATTTCGGCTGA
- a CDS encoding amino acid ABC transporter substrate-binding protein yields the protein MNWKKMIVIGALACGAAGLVAGCGGEKKAAAPAADKSAKPTKIVAGMDDTFAPMGFRDDKGEIVGFDIDMAKAVSKEIGIPIEFKPIDWASKETELESGRIDCIWNGFTMTPERQKALAFTKPYMDNVQVYVVLADSAVQKAEELKGKKLSIQESSTAQTLLDRDENLKKSFGEIKAYPDLTACFMDLESGRADAVLADTCLIEYYMTKKPNKFRELPGEVSKDTFSIGIKKDNKVLVDILNDGIDKVIKNGEASKISQKWFGKDIVLK from the coding sequence ATGAACTGGAAAAAAATGATTGTCATTGGCGCATTGGCCTGCGGAGCTGCCGGATTGGTGGCAGGCTGCGGCGGTGAAAAGAAAGCAGCGGCTCCGGCAGCCGACAAATCGGCAAAGCCGACAAAAATTGTGGCAGGGATGGATGATACTTTCGCGCCGATGGGATTCCGTGATGACAAAGGTGAAATCGTGGGTTTCGACATCGATATGGCAAAAGCTGTTTCCAAAGAAATCGGGATACCCATTGAGTTTAAACCGATTGACTGGGCGAGCAAAGAGACTGAATTGGAATCCGGCCGCATCGACTGCATCTGGAATGGATTCACCATGACGCCGGAACGGCAGAAAGCTCTTGCTTTTACGAAACCGTATATGGATAATGTACAAGTCTATGTAGTTCTTGCTGACAGCGCCGTACAAAAAGCAGAAGAGCTGAAAGGAAAGAAATTGTCCATTCAGGAGTCCAGCACGGCGCAGACGCTTTTGGATCGTGATGAAAATCTGAAAAAGTCTTTTGGAGAGATCAAAGCTTACCCCGATCTGACCGCATGCTTCATGGATCTGGAATCGGGACGTGCCGATGCGGTACTGGCGGACACTTGCCTGATTGAATACTATATGACAAAGAAACCGAATAAGTTCCGTGAACTTCCGGGTGAAGTATCAAAAGACACCTTTTCTATCGGAATCAAAAAAGATAATAAAGTCCTTGTGGATATTCTGAATGACGGTATTGACAAGGTCATCAAAAATGGCGAAGCCTCTAAGATTTCCCAGAAATGGTTCGGCAAAGATATTGTTCTGAAATAA
- a CDS encoding amino acid ABC transporter permease, producing MDYIFRILPNMFSGLGVSAQIFIFTIVLSLPLGMLLAMVRISKVGLFRQAAGAYIYLMRGTPLMLQIMFIYYGLPLIFDLQISDFPAAILAFVANYAAYFAEIFRGGIQSISKGQYEGAKVLGFTYKQTMWHIILPQVVKRVIPPLGNETITLLKDTSLVYILAMNDLMRVTRAFVQRDFDTTPFLVAGVFYLVCTAVLTKILTYVENRYAVYEE from the coding sequence ATGGATTACATTTTCCGTATACTGCCGAATATGTTCAGCGGTCTTGGCGTTTCCGCCCAAATATTTATTTTTACCATCGTGTTGTCGCTTCCTCTCGGAATGCTTCTTGCTATGGTACGTATTTCCAAAGTCGGTCTGTTCCGTCAGGCGGCGGGGGCGTACATCTATCTGATGCGCGGAACGCCGCTCATGCTTCAGATTATGTTCATCTACTACGGGCTGCCTTTGATTTTTGATCTGCAGATCAGCGATTTCCCTGCGGCTATACTTGCCTTTGTAGCTAACTATGCGGCGTATTTTGCAGAAATATTCCGCGGCGGGATCCAGTCCATCAGCAAGGGGCAGTATGAGGGGGCGAAAGTGCTCGGCTTTACCTACAAACAGACAATGTGGCATATTATCCTGCCGCAGGTAGTGAAACGCGTCATTCCGCCTTTGGGAAATGAAACCATCACACTTTTGAAAGATACGTCCCTTGTATACATTCTTGCCATGAACGATTTGATGCGTGTTACCCGTGCGTTTGTACAGCGTGATTTTGACACGACTCCGTTCTTGGTGGCAGGTGTTTTCTATCTTGTTTGTACCGCGGTTCTGACGAAAATTCTGACCTATGTTGAAAATCGCTATGCCGTTTATGAGGAGTAA
- the pgeF gene encoding peptidoglycan editing factor PgeF has protein sequence MEIDFEADAFDEGRHLRDVIRGHKGFSSALWKRIKWNGEVWLNGTRIHNAKTVLHEGDRVRLVWDESSDIVPADIPLDILYEDDTLLVVNKGTGMIIHPTNAGIHDTLVNAVAGYFQKKGEKSGIHPVYRLDRNTTGVVVVAKSAKAQYALTRSHDLIHREYIAVAGGYIPGEFGIVDAPIGRKEGSIIEWTVRKDGRPARTEYTVLRHGDNYTVLKLHLLTGRTHQIRVHARYMGTPLLGDDLYGGNHDLISRQALHAHTVTLTHPETGEAMKFTAPVPADMEPFMNEGKNMHIETKSGVSFLTFDVFKNENLIAAVSTKNGGVSTGAYHSLNMGFSTDDAPEKVRENRKRFFDVLGIIPERLVNCALVHGIHMEKVGKADCGRGAQDFTSAIPACDGLYTNEKNVPLGLNYADCTPLLFYDPVTSSIAVAHGGWRGTAGNIAGEAVRHLQESYGAEPKNIKAGIGPAIGKSVFEVEKDVVEAFEKIFDEEEMKRLSAPKGEGKILIDLPLANRILIERAGILPENIEDCGICTYCRNDLFYSYRKAAGRTGRHMAVMMLK, from the coding sequence ATGGAAATCGATTTTGAAGCGGATGCGTTTGATGAGGGGCGCCATTTGCGTGATGTTATACGGGGGCATAAAGGATTTTCTTCCGCTTTATGGAAACGGATAAAATGGAACGGGGAGGTTTGGCTGAACGGTACCCGGATTCATAATGCGAAAACCGTTCTTCATGAAGGAGACCGCGTCCGTTTGGTGTGGGATGAATCGTCAGACATTGTGCCTGCTGATATTCCCCTGGATATTCTCTATGAGGACGACACTCTTCTTGTAGTGAACAAGGGGACAGGAATGATCATCCATCCTACGAATGCGGGAATCCATGATACCCTGGTGAATGCGGTAGCGGGATATTTCCAAAAGAAGGGAGAAAAATCGGGGATCCATCCTGTATATCGCCTGGACAGAAATACGACAGGGGTGGTGGTAGTCGCCAAGTCGGCGAAAGCGCAGTATGCTCTGACCCGCTCCCATGACCTTATACATCGGGAGTATATCGCCGTGGCAGGCGGTTATATTCCCGGAGAGTTCGGCATTGTCGACGCGCCTATCGGGCGGAAAGAGGGAAGTATTATCGAGTGGACAGTACGGAAAGACGGCAGACCCGCGCGGACGGAATATACTGTTCTCCGCCACGGGGACAACTATACCGTTTTAAAGCTCCATCTTCTCACCGGACGGACGCATCAGATCCGTGTCCATGCACGGTACATGGGGACACCGCTTTTAGGTGATGATTTGTATGGCGGGAATCATGATTTGATAAGCCGCCAGGCGCTCCATGCGCATACGGTCACTCTCACCCATCCCGAAACGGGAGAAGCGATGAAGTTTACTGCGCCTGTACCCGCGGATATGGAACCTTTTATGAATGAGGGAAAAAATATGCATATTGAAACGAAAAGCGGCGTATCTTTCCTTACTTTTGATGTTTTTAAAAATGAGAATCTGATAGCAGCCGTGTCTACAAAGAACGGAGGCGTCAGTACAGGGGCATACCATTCGCTCAATATGGGGTTTTCTACGGATGATGCGCCAGAAAAAGTCAGAGAAAATCGGAAACGCTTCTTTGATGTCCTCGGCATTATTCCCGAAAGGCTGGTGAACTGCGCATTGGTTCACGGCATCCATATGGAGAAGGTGGGAAAGGCGGACTGCGGACGCGGTGCGCAGGATTTCACTTCCGCCATTCCCGCATGCGACGGCTTGTACACCAACGAAAAAAACGTGCCCCTCGGACTGAATTATGCCGACTGTACGCCGCTCCTTTTTTATGACCCCGTGACGTCTTCCATTGCGGTGGCGCATGGAGGATGGCGAGGAACGGCAGGAAATATAGCGGGGGAAGCGGTGCGTCATTTACAGGAAAGCTATGGCGCCGAGCCGAAGAATATAAAAGCGGGAATCGGACCGGCTATCGGTAAATCCGTCTTTGAAGTGGAAAAAGATGTAGTGGAAGCTTTTGAAAAGATATTTGATGAAGAAGAAATGAAGAGGCTTTCGGCACCTAAAGGAGAAGGGAAGATTCTTATCGATCTGCCGCTGGCGAACCGTATACTTATAGAGCGGGCAGGTATTCTGCCGGAAAATATTGAAGACTGCGGCATCTGTACCTATTGCAGGAATGATTTGTTTTATTCTTACAGGAAAGCGGCAGGCAGAACCGGACGCCACATGGCGGTAATGATGTTGAAGTGA
- a CDS encoding helix-turn-helix domain-containing protein yields the protein MDLPQILGKRIRYYRKQKHMSLRQLADIICKSVSTLSKYESGQIVLDITTLYDIAHAFHLPVEQLLYHEEIFMSPTEKDSYIPAFFHDVTRLYLYFFDGRSHELVRGVCDISEKVSPQTYKVNMYVNIDSYEYYQNCENTYHGILKHFDALSTLELVNRDTDMDKYIIHIPASYINSPTKWALDLSISCRPIMPIAGKTLFSKEVQDETKEFIQSLLFNKEDYKRLRNLNFLSII from the coding sequence ATGGATCTTCCACAAATCCTGGGAAAAAGAATCAGGTACTATCGCAAGCAAAAGCACATGAGTCTTCGACAATTAGCGGATATCATATGCAAAAGCGTGTCTACGCTTTCAAAATATGAAAGCGGACAGATCGTGCTGGATATTACCACTTTGTATGATATAGCCCATGCTTTCCATCTACCAGTAGAACAGCTTCTTTATCATGAAGAAATCTTTATGTCCCCTACGGAAAAAGACAGTTATATTCCTGCATTTTTCCACGATGTGACGCGTCTATATCTTTATTTCTTTGACGGAAGATCCCATGAATTGGTACGGGGCGTTTGTGATATTTCAGAAAAAGTTTCGCCCCAAACGTATAAAGTGAATATGTACGTCAACATCGACAGTTATGAATACTATCAAAACTGTGAGAACACCTATCATGGCATCTTGAAACACTTTGATGCATTAAGCACACTGGAATTAGTAAATCGTGACACTGACATGGATAAGTACATCATCCACATCCCTGCTTCTTATATAAATTCTCCCACGAAATGGGCATTGGATCTGAGTATTTCCTGTCGGCCTATTATGCCGATTGCAGGAAAAACATTATTTTCCAAAGAAGTTCAGGATGAAACAAAAGAGTTTATACAAAGTCTTCTTTTTAACAAAGAAGATTATAAACGTTTACGGAATTTGAATTTCCTTAGTATTATTTAG
- a CDS encoding metallophosphoesterase translates to MKLYAFSDFHLSGDPPTKPMDIFGENWKNHREKILSAWKETITAGDTVIMAGDISWATHLEDALSDLKTLSALPGRKIIVRGNHDYWWNTVSKMKRMTDNAFEFIFNSALSVENIALAGTRGWIPETSKKITEEDKVIILREQGRLERSLIEAEKFNCEKIFAILHYPPFDEQRRPTKMMEIMKSHGVTDCIYGHIHGKQNFNNLPKELEGIQLHLTSSDYLNFKPLLLTEWNES, encoded by the coding sequence TTGAAACTGTATGCCTTCAGTGATTTCCACCTCTCCGGCGACCCGCCGACAAAACCGATGGATATTTTCGGAGAAAACTGGAAAAATCACCGTGAAAAAATTCTCTCTGCATGGAAAGAAACCATTACCGCCGGCGACACGGTCATCATGGCGGGCGATATTTCCTGGGCCACTCATCTGGAAGATGCTCTTTCCGACCTGAAAACGCTTTCCGCACTCCCCGGCCGGAAAATCATCGTCCGTGGCAATCACGATTACTGGTGGAACACCGTATCAAAAATGAAACGAATGACAGACAATGCTTTTGAATTTATTTTCAATTCTGCTTTATCCGTAGAAAATATAGCGCTCGCAGGCACACGGGGATGGATCCCCGAGACATCAAAAAAAATAACGGAAGAAGATAAAGTGATTATCCTGAGGGAACAGGGACGGTTAGAACGTTCCCTCATAGAAGCGGAAAAATTTAACTGTGAGAAAATTTTCGCCATTCTCCACTATCCTCCTTTTGATGAGCAGAGAAGGCCTACAAAAATGATGGAGATCATGAAATCCCACGGCGTAACAGACTGCATTTACGGGCATATCCACGGTAAACAGAATTTTAACAACCTGCCAAAGGAGCTGGAAGGCATACAGCTCCATCTCACCTCCTCCGATTATCTGAATTTTAAACCTCTTCTTCTTACAGAATGGAATGAATCATGA
- a CDS encoding NAD-dependent protein deacylase, with protein MAPMEEFIEMLKSHNRIVFFGGAGVSTESDIPDFRGKGGLYRQKTELPWSPEEMLSHHFYAEHPVEFFTLYKEREGMMLEAEPNRAHTALAELEKMGKLSAVVTQNIDGLHQKAGSRKVIELHGSVLRNICQKCGRMYGMEEFMELCSPVPHCPGCGGVVKPDVVLYEEMLDRNTIEDAIDEISRADMLIIGGTSLVVYPAAGYVDYFQGDSLVMINRDETPRDSRCSLVFRESVGKVLEAGVAALKE; from the coding sequence ATGGCACCTATGGAAGAATTTATCGAAATGCTGAAAAGTCATAACCGGATCGTGTTCTTTGGCGGAGCGGGAGTGTCTACGGAGTCGGATATTCCCGATTTCCGCGGGAAGGGCGGGTTGTATCGCCAAAAGACGGAGCTTCCCTGGTCGCCGGAAGAAATGCTCTCCCACCATTTTTACGCAGAGCATCCTGTAGAATTTTTTACACTCTACAAAGAGAGAGAAGGCATGATGCTGGAAGCGGAACCGAACCGGGCACATACGGCGCTGGCGGAATTGGAGAAGATGGGAAAATTATCTGCCGTGGTGACGCAGAATATTGATGGGCTTCATCAAAAGGCGGGAAGTAGAAAAGTCATTGAATTACACGGTTCAGTACTGCGGAATATTTGCCAGAAATGCGGCAGAATGTACGGTATGGAGGAGTTTATGGAACTTTGCAGTCCGGTTCCCCATTGTCCCGGCTGCGGCGGCGTAGTCAAGCCTGATGTCGTTCTTTATGAGGAAATGCTTGACAGGAATACGATTGAAGACGCGATTGATGAAATATCCCGTGCGGATATGCTGATTATCGGCGGGACGAGTTTGGTGGTTTATCCGGCGGCGGGATATGTGGATTATTTCCAAGGCGACTCCCTGGTTATGATCAACCGTGACGAAACGCCGAGAGACAGCCGCTGTTCTCTGGTGTTCCGCGAAAGTGTGGGCAAGGTACTGGAAGCAGGCGTGGCGGCGCTGAAAGAGTAA
- the lysS gene encoding lysine--tRNA ligase codes for MEEKLNDQMLIRRGKLEKIAALGFEPYGGKYECTHHSEDIHANAAAFEASGEHVKVAGRIMIIRGHGKTAFCTLRDEKGDIQLYFRKDTVSENEWNLFKLVDMGDILGVEGTVFTTHTGETTIRVLHFTMLSKSLRPLPEKWHGLTDKEQRYRQRYLDLIANPDVRKTFIKRANMLQAIRNWYTAHGFLEVETPVLQPLYGGANARPFMTHFNALDMTMYLRIAPELYLKRLLVGGYERIFEITRNFRNEGMDTRHNPEFTAIETYQAYGDIDDVIDQTEQIVAACAMASYGTTKFTYEGTEIDVAGPWPRLTMAEAVKKYTGEDFDACKTIEEARAICDRLHVEYGEFDGFGKLLAAAFDDYVEEHLIQPVHITEHPIEVSPLSKLDPKDPRYTIRFESYIYGRELANGFSELNDPLDQRARFEMQVEEREHGDDEAHPIDEDFLTALEYGMPPTGGLGIGLDRLFMLMTNSSSIRDILLFPAMRPETDHDDTFQK; via the coding sequence ATGGAAGAAAAACTGAACGACCAGATGCTGATCCGAAGGGGGAAGCTGGAGAAGATTGCCGCACTGGGATTTGAGCCTTACGGCGGAAAGTATGAATGCACCCATCACAGTGAAGATATCCATGCGAATGCGGCAGCTTTCGAAGCAAGCGGGGAGCATGTCAAAGTGGCAGGCCGTATTATGATTATCCGCGGGCACGGAAAAACGGCATTCTGCACGCTTCGTGATGAAAAAGGGGATATCCAGCTTTATTTCCGGAAAGATACTGTCAGTGAAAATGAATGGAATCTCTTCAAACTGGTAGACATGGGAGATATCCTCGGGGTGGAAGGCACTGTATTCACTACACACACGGGAGAAACGACCATCCGTGTCCTGCACTTCACCATGCTTTCCAAGTCTCTCCGCCCGCTTCCGGAAAAGTGGCACGGCCTTACGGATAAGGAACAGCGCTACCGCCAGAGATATCTTGATCTTATCGCCAATCCCGATGTAAGAAAAACATTCATCAAGAGGGCGAATATGCTCCAGGCTATCCGGAACTGGTATACCGCACACGGTTTCCTCGAAGTGGAAACGCCGGTTCTTCAGCCGCTCTACGGCGGTGCGAATGCAAGACCTTTCATGACGCATTTCAACGCGCTGGATATGACCATGTACCTCCGCATTGCGCCGGAACTTTATTTAAAGAGACTTCTTGTCGGCGGGTATGAACGCATATTTGAAATCACCCGCAACTTCCGCAATGAAGGCATGGATACCCGTCATAATCCGGAGTTTACCGCTATTGAAACATACCAGGCTTATGGCGATATCGATGATGTCATTGACCAGACGGAACAGATCGTGGCAGCCTGCGCCATGGCTTCTTACGGCACTACGAAATTCACCTATGAAGGAACGGAAATAGATGTGGCAGGCCCATGGCCGAGACTCACCATGGCAGAAGCGGTAAAGAAATACACCGGGGAAGACTTTGATGCCTGCAAGACCATTGAGGAAGCACGTGCCATCTGCGACAGACTTCATGTGGAATACGGTGAATTTGACGGCTTCGGCAAGCTTCTGGCAGCTGCTTTTGATGACTATGTAGAAGAGCACCTTATCCAGCCTGTCCACATTACAGAGCATCCCATCGAAGTATCTCCGCTGTCCAAACTGGATCCCAAAGATCCGAGATATACCATCCGTTTCGAGTCTTATATTTATGGACGCGAACTGGCAAACGGATTCTCCGAATTAAATGATCCGCTGGATCAGAGGGCGCGTTTTGAAATGCAGGTAGAAGAAAGAGAGCATGGCGATGATGAAGCGCATCCCATCGATGAAGACTTCCTTACTGCTTTGGAATACGGTATGCCCCCGACAGGCGGACTCGGCATTGGGCTTGACCGTCTTTTCATGCTCATGACCAATTCTTCCAGTATCCGAGACATTCTTCTTTTCCCTGCGATGCGGCCGGAAACGGATCATGACGATACGTTCCAAAAATAA